In Stomoxys calcitrans chromosome 2, idStoCalc2.1, whole genome shotgun sequence, the following proteins share a genomic window:
- the LOC106087278 gene encoding uncharacterized protein LOC106087278, translating into MNSDQQPNGGGEAPAPPALPAWIEPSVFESVIRDKFPDFKQIKDFKAIPALGAGENYATVMLRLIIEVELRDGSSKSMSYMLKTAHDSVYFRQMMQFHNVFAVESDVYREVLPEFEEMYREAGVEIKFGANSYDLTVEEPYILLEDLATRGFKNMNRLEGLDMEHVHAVLSKMAQWHAASAVRVANKGPYKQTLSSGFMKEGAREMMKAMFDGMFKIFLQCAKSFEGSEEYYETMNANSDKLVDDFIKLAEQEKKEFCVLNHGDCWSNNVMFQHDAFGKVKETYFVDFQGPRYGSPAQDLYYFLLSSAKYEIKIKNFDHFIKFYHDCLVRNLTLLNYSQKVPTLRDLHILLYKSGLWGYSTVTGVMGAVLLDPNENAQMENFFADTDAGQLFRFQMYSGARYRKHAEMLLPWLYNRGAF; encoded by the exons ATGAATAGCGATCAGCAGCCAAATGGTGGCGGTGAAGCACCCGCACCTCCCGCTTTACCGGCATGGATTGAGCCATCAGTATTTGAATCCGTCATTCGTGACAAATTTCCAGACTTTAAGCAGAttaaagattttaaagcaattccagcattaggagctgGTGAAAATTATGCAACGGTCATGCTTCGCTTAATTATTGAAGTCGAGCTGAGGG ATGGTTCATCTAAAAGCATGTCGTATATGTTAAAGACAGCCCACGATAGTGTATACTTCAGACAGATGATGCAATTTCACAATGTATTTGCCGTTGAATCGGATGTGTATAGAGAGGTCCTTCCGGAATTTGAAGAAATGTACAGAGAGGCAGGAGTTGAAATAAAATTCGGTGCAAATTCATATGACTTGACTGTGGAGGAGCCATACATATTACTCGAGGATCTTGCAACTCGAGGTTTTAAAAATATGAATCGTTTGGAAGGTCTGGATATGGAACATGTTCACGCTGTTCTCAGTAAAATGGCGCAATGGCATGCTGCCTCTGCAGTTCGTGTGGCAAATAAAGGACCATATAAGCAAACCTTGAGCAGTGGATTTATGAAAGAGGGAGCACGTGAAATGATGAAAGCAATGTTCGATGGCatgtttaaaatatttctaCAATGTGCCAAATCATTTGAAGGATCTGAAGAGTATTACGAGACTATGAATGCGAACAGCGACAAATTGGTAGATGACTTCATCAAGCTGGCTGAGCAAGAGAAAAAGGAATTTTGTGTTTTAAATCACGGCGATTGTTGGTCGAACAATGTGATGTTCCAGCACGACGCTTTTGGCAAAGTCAAAGAAACCTATTTTGTGGATTTTCAAGGACCCAGATATGGCTCGCCTGCCCAAGATTTGTATTATTTCCTCCTGTCATCGGCAAAATATGAAatcaaaataaagaattttgatCATTTCATTAAGTTCTACCATGACTGTTTGGTGAGGAATTTAACCCTCCTAAATTATTCACAAAAGGTGCCAACTTTAAGAGATCTTCacattttgttgtacaaaagtGGTCTATGGG GTTATTCAACAGTTACCGGAGTTATGGGTGCGGTTCTCTTGGACCCTAATGAAAACGCAcagatggaaaattttttcgctGATACCGATGCTGGACAATTATTTAGATTTCAAATGTATTCGGGTGCGAGATATCGCAAGCACGCAGAAATGCTTCTACCATGGTTGTACAATAGGGGAGCCTTTTAA